From Camelina sativa cultivar DH55 chromosome 20, Cs, whole genome shotgun sequence, the proteins below share one genomic window:
- the LOC104771014 gene encoding uncharacterized protein LOC104771014 isoform X1 yields MHHHIYVYVMTSATVGDLKLAIETAFSHVPKKGPSKISWSHVWGHFCLCYGGQKLITDTDCIGSYGMKDGDEVRFKNHVSGNAVLSKGYSRKSKQKNLERILLNDGDGEMNRIEEIDDSWDDLEKGGIVRYKDDDMDASSNESTRSVRGCCFAFGLKELLGFGNERAYYSLRDTWRDD; encoded by the exons ATGCATCATCATATTT ATGTATACGTAATGACCTCAGCAACCGTTGGGGATCTCAAGCTTGCCATAGAGACTGCCTTTAGTCATGTCCCTAAGAAGGGACCCTCCAAGATCTCATG GTCACATGTGTGGGGgcatttttgtttgtgttacgGTGGTCAGAAGTTAATTACCGATACGGATTGCATCGGAAGTTATGGGATGAAGGACGGTGATGAG GTAAGGTTTAAAAACCATGTGTCAGGCAATGCAGTATTGAGCAAGGGATATTCTaggaaatcaaaacaaaagaattt AGAGAGGATATTGCTAAatgatggagatggagaaaTGAATCGAATAGAAGAGATTGATGACTCTTGGGATGATCTCGAGAAAGGAGGCATCGTGAGGTacaaagatgatgacatggacgCTTCTTCAAATGAAAGCACTAGGTCTGTACGAGGTTGCTGCTTTGCTTTTGGTTTAAAGGAGCTTCTTGGGTTTGGTAATGAACGAGCCTATTATTCTTTAAGAGATACTTGGAGAGACGATTAA
- the LOC104771014 gene encoding uncharacterized protein LOC104771014 isoform X2 yields the protein MGSFHRRTFSYDKLPTKPIRLSVLKLDGSSFNVYVMTSATVGDLKLAIETAFSHVPKKGPSKISWSHVWGHFCLCYGGQKLITDTDCIGSYGMKDGDEVRFKNHVSGNAVLSKGYSRKSKQKNLERILLNDGDGEMNRIEEIDDSWDDLEKGGIVRYKDDDMDASSNESTRSVRGCCFAFGLKELLGFGNERAYYSLRDTWRDD from the exons ATGGGAAGCTTTCATCGCCGGACCTTTTCTTATGATAAACTTCCGACCAAACCCATTAGGCTCTCCGTTCTCAAACTAGATGGCTCTTCCTTCA ATGTATACGTAATGACCTCAGCAACCGTTGGGGATCTCAAGCTTGCCATAGAGACTGCCTTTAGTCATGTCCCTAAGAAGGGACCCTCCAAGATCTCATG GTCACATGTGTGGGGgcatttttgtttgtgttacgGTGGTCAGAAGTTAATTACCGATACGGATTGCATCGGAAGTTATGGGATGAAGGACGGTGATGAG GTAAGGTTTAAAAACCATGTGTCAGGCAATGCAGTATTGAGCAAGGGATATTCTaggaaatcaaaacaaaagaattt AGAGAGGATATTGCTAAatgatggagatggagaaaTGAATCGAATAGAAGAGATTGATGACTCTTGGGATGATCTCGAGAAAGGAGGCATCGTGAGGTacaaagatgatgacatggacgCTTCTTCAAATGAAAGCACTAGGTCTGTACGAGGTTGCTGCTTTGCTTTTGGTTTAAAGGAGCTTCTTGGGTTTGGTAATGAACGAGCCTATTATTCTTTAAGAGATACTTGGAGAGACGATTAA